In Nitrospira sp., one DNA window encodes the following:
- a CDS encoding ABC transporter permease encodes MIVRWLSASLFFLALLAAWHLAVEAKIWSPLLLPSPVSVFDYLRSAAEDGTLWEATVVTVRRLLIGYGLGILAGIPLGLLTASSRWSQDTIGVLALGLQTLPSVCWVPLALLWFGQTESAMLFVVVMGTLWSLILATDNGVRTIPPIYTRAARSMGSTGLHTWTHVVLPASLPFLLSGMKQGWAFAWRSLMAAEIFVTILTGFGLGHLLHYGRELNAMDQVIGIMLVIVFIGLAVDKTLFAPIERVLHRRWGTGRP; translated from the coding sequence ATGATCGTACGGTGGCTGTCCGCCTCGCTGTTTTTCCTGGCTCTCCTGGCGGCGTGGCATCTCGCAGTGGAAGCCAAAATCTGGTCGCCCCTCCTCTTGCCCTCCCCCGTGAGTGTCTTCGACTACCTGCGGTCAGCCGCGGAAGACGGCACGCTCTGGGAGGCCACCGTCGTTACGGTACGCCGTCTCCTCATCGGATACGGGCTCGGCATCCTCGCCGGGATTCCCTTGGGACTCCTCACCGCCTCATCCCGCTGGTCACAAGACACCATCGGCGTCCTCGCGCTGGGACTCCAAACACTCCCTAGCGTCTGCTGGGTACCGCTCGCACTCCTCTGGTTCGGTCAAACCGAATCCGCCATGCTCTTCGTCGTCGTAATGGGAACCCTCTGGTCGTTGATTCTCGCCACCGACAACGGCGTGCGGACAATCCCCCCCATCTATACTCGCGCAGCCCGCAGCATGGGATCGACCGGACTGCATACCTGGACCCATGTCGTTCTTCCGGCCTCGCTTCCGTTCCTCCTGAGCGGCATGAAGCAAGGCTGGGCATTCGCCTGGCGGTCGCTGATGGCGGCAGAGATCTTCGTCACGATCCTGACCGGATTCGGCCTCGGACATCTGTTGCATTATGGACGCGAACTTAACGCGATGGATCAAGTCATTGGCATTATGTTGGTGATTGTTTTTATTGGGCTGGCCGTCGATAAAACGCTCTTCGCGCCTATCGAACGGGTACTCCACCGCCGATGGGGAACCGGACGACCATAA
- a CDS encoding ATP-binding protein translates to MSSAPPGFIARLSIGKKLAVAFGLILLLLAGSFSATLVYLSRVNSYVDRHQRITIPGVITASEMLRNVGEIETRMHHVREHLSGTERTAGFEAIAAIERRTLAALDTYQATHAARTHPILYGMLEHHGRTDLAVQEDQAIVAIADGITSLRAQREDLAAARPPHPAEPIAAETTYEHAAARTQEAIASLIEVHRKIDVEMKVEGDRLVDQARTMVVGILGVLGLLIVTVYAIMKRQVANPLRRLAATADRVAHHDLGAQFEPWPSRDEVGALAGSLTTMLTSLRDHSTALIRKTKELEAFTYSIAHDLKGPLREIEGFSSLLEKQFADSNDAQLRHHIGIIRASALRLTHMIDALLKYSRLEQQNLPRLRFNVMETISSLLVDRHQLLAGSKAKITVNLPYSDLYGEPVSVRQALTNLLDNALKFSRHAAAPAIAIGGQQTATEHILWIRDNGIGFDAGQADKIFGLFERLHSPGEYEGTGVGLAIVKLVMEKHGGRVWADSVPGQGSTFFIAFPSQVH, encoded by the coding sequence ATGTCATCTGCACCGCCCGGATTCATCGCCCGTCTCTCCATCGGCAAGAAACTCGCCGTCGCCTTCGGCTTGATCTTGCTGCTGCTCGCCGGCAGCTTCTCCGCCACACTCGTCTATCTGTCCCGCGTGAACAGTTACGTCGACCGCCATCAGCGCATTACCATCCCCGGCGTGATCACTGCGTCAGAGATGCTCCGCAATGTGGGGGAGATTGAAACCCGCATGCACCATGTCCGTGAACATCTCTCCGGCACAGAGAGAACCGCGGGATTCGAGGCCATTGCCGCAATTGAACGGCGGACCCTCGCCGCGCTCGATACCTATCAGGCTACCCACGCCGCCCGCACGCACCCGATTCTCTATGGCATGCTGGAACACCATGGCCGGACCGACTTGGCCGTACAGGAAGATCAGGCGATCGTCGCCATTGCGGACGGCATCACCTCCCTGCGCGCACAGCGGGAAGATCTGGCGGCTGCACGCCCGCCACATCCCGCCGAACCGATCGCGGCGGAAACGACCTATGAGCACGCAGCCGCGCGCACGCAGGAAGCCATCGCCTCCTTGATCGAGGTGCACCGGAAGATCGACGTGGAAATGAAGGTCGAGGGCGATCGATTGGTCGATCAGGCCCGCACGATGGTGGTTGGAATCCTCGGCGTCCTCGGACTGCTGATCGTGACCGTCTATGCGATCATGAAGCGGCAAGTGGCGAATCCGCTCAGGCGACTGGCGGCGACCGCCGATCGTGTCGCCCACCACGACCTTGGCGCGCAATTCGAGCCCTGGCCCAGCCGCGACGAAGTCGGCGCGCTCGCCGGTTCGCTCACCACGATGCTGACGAGTCTGCGGGATCACAGTACGGCGTTGATACGAAAGACCAAAGAGCTGGAAGCCTTCACCTATTCCATCGCCCACGACCTCAAAGGCCCCTTACGGGAGATCGAAGGGTTTTCATCTCTACTGGAAAAGCAGTTCGCCGATTCGAACGACGCGCAACTCCGGCATCACATCGGCATTATCCGCGCCTCTGCCCTCCGCCTCACTCATATGATCGACGCCCTGTTGAAGTACTCGCGGTTGGAACAACAGAATCTGCCCCGCCTTCGCTTCAATGTCATGGAGACGATCTCGAGCCTGCTGGTCGATCGCCACCAGCTCCTCGCGGGAAGCAAAGCGAAGATCACCGTCAATCTGCCCTACTCTGATCTCTATGGCGAACCGGTCAGTGTGCGCCAGGCCTTGACCAATCTCCTGGACAACGCGCTGAAGTTTTCCCGCCACGCCGCGGCGCCGGCCATCGCCATCGGCGGACAACAAACGGCGACCGAACATATTCTCTGGATTCGCGACAACGGAATCGGCTTCGATGCCGGCCAGGCCGACAAGATTTTCGGCCTCTTCGAGCGGCTCCACAGTCCCGGCGAATACGAAGGCACCGGCGTCGGCCTCGCCATCGTGAAACTAGTGATGGAGAAGCACGGCGGGAGGGTCTGGGCGGACTCCGTTCCCGGTCAAGGCAGCACCTTCTTCATCGCGTTTCCCAGCCAGGTCCACTGA
- a CDS encoding sigma-54 dependent transcriptional regulator, whose translation MRTLIIDDEEYVRLVLEQALREEGCQVTAVKHGQAGIDALHAAPFDCVITDLRMPGLDGRAVLKWIAEHQPDVDVLMLTGHGDVKDAVEAIKHGAWDFLVKETPFDAGVVKAALSKLKTVRALRKENLAARHGGFTRDVIVEGPSKAWHILKTQIAQVAPSNAPVLIQGETGSGKEVVARLLHELSRRANGPFLAINCGAVSRELLESELFGHEKGAFTGATGAKIGLIAAAEGGTLFLDELGEMPGPMQVSLLRFLDRNEYRPVGSTRTRQADVRIVGATNQDIQELVHQGRFRDDLLYRINTVTLRVPPLRERTEDLPALIDHILQTLRIPGATKRTVAPAALQRLTAYAWPGNVRELRNVIERMILMSTGTGPITHAEVEHVLPKSSGAPRTDDPTELTLDEIERRHILRVLDASEGNKTAAAKTLDIDYKTLLTKLKKFSITN comes from the coding sequence ATGCGCACGCTGATCATCGACGATGAGGAATATGTCCGTCTGGTGCTCGAACAGGCCCTGCGTGAGGAAGGCTGCCAGGTCACGGCCGTGAAACACGGCCAGGCTGGCATCGACGCGCTGCACGCTGCGCCGTTCGATTGCGTCATTACGGATCTGCGGATGCCCGGCTTGGACGGGCGGGCGGTGCTGAAGTGGATCGCCGAGCATCAGCCCGATGTCGACGTCCTCATGCTGACCGGCCACGGTGATGTGAAAGATGCGGTCGAGGCGATCAAGCACGGCGCCTGGGATTTCCTCGTGAAAGAGACCCCCTTTGACGCCGGCGTGGTGAAAGCGGCGCTGAGCAAGCTCAAGACCGTCCGCGCGCTAAGAAAAGAGAACCTGGCGGCCCGCCATGGCGGCTTCACCCGTGACGTGATCGTGGAAGGCCCCAGCAAAGCCTGGCACATCCTCAAAACTCAGATCGCGCAAGTCGCGCCTTCCAACGCGCCGGTCCTCATTCAGGGGGAAACCGGTTCCGGCAAGGAAGTCGTCGCCCGGCTGCTCCACGAGCTGAGCCGGCGAGCCAACGGCCCGTTCCTGGCCATCAACTGTGGCGCTGTCAGCCGCGAGTTACTGGAAAGCGAACTGTTCGGCCATGAAAAGGGAGCCTTCACCGGCGCCACCGGCGCCAAGATCGGCCTGATCGCCGCGGCAGAAGGCGGCACCCTCTTTCTGGATGAACTCGGCGAGATGCCGGGACCGATGCAGGTCAGTCTGCTTCGCTTTCTCGATCGCAACGAGTATCGCCCGGTCGGCAGTACCCGAACACGTCAAGCGGATGTGCGTATCGTCGGAGCCACGAATCAGGATATTCAAGAACTCGTCCATCAAGGCCGCTTCCGCGACGACCTCCTCTATCGCATCAATACCGTGACGCTCCGCGTCCCGCCGTTACGTGAACGAACCGAGGATCTGCCTGCGCTGATCGATCACATTCTTCAGACGCTCCGGATCCCTGGAGCCACCAAACGAACGGTTGCCCCAGCCGCCTTACAACGGCTAACCGCCTATGCGTGGCCCGGCAACGTGCGTGAGCTGAGAAATGTGATCGAACGGATGATCTTGATGAGCACTGGAACCGGACCCATCACCCACGCTGAGGTCGAGCACGTGCTGCCGAAGTCCTCAGGCGCTCCCCGGACAGACGATCCCACAGAACTGACGTTGGACGAAATCGAGCGGCGACACATCCTGCGCGTGCTCGACGCGAGCGAGGGGAACAAAACCGCGGCCGCCAAGACCCTGGACATCGATTACAAAACGCTGCTGACCAAGCTCAAGAAGTTCTCTATCACCAACTAG
- a CDS encoding PilZ domain-containing protein, protein MSQPTGPSKRIIDLRKHQRIVTPSSALFSFRQLIVPAQLLDDVEGEGALIDLSLGGCRLLSDTPLALGQEYHLILQISVERPPIPVEAAVVRWTEDNTYGLKFTSIDTHDESLLRDLLIEIRRPIS, encoded by the coding sequence ATGTCTCAGCCAACCGGACCGTCTAAGCGCATCATCGACCTGCGGAAACATCAGCGCATTGTCACGCCGTCGAGCGCGCTTTTTTCCTTCAGACAGCTTATCGTGCCGGCCCAACTCCTGGACGATGTCGAAGGTGAAGGCGCCCTGATCGATCTTTCACTCGGAGGATGCCGTCTTCTCAGCGACACCCCGCTCGCCCTTGGTCAGGAATATCACCTGATTCTGCAGATCTCCGTTGAACGCCCGCCCATTCCGGTCGAAGCCGCGGTCGTCCGCTGGACTGAAGACAATACCTACGGTCTCAAGTTCACCTCGATCGACACGCACGACGAATCTCTGCTCCGGGATCTCCTCATCGAGATCCGCCGGCCCATCAGCTAA
- a CDS encoding pyridoxamine 5'-phosphate oxidase family protein → MNRPDVSGEQQAQEQFGTASRAAAFQANQVLDHLNGPMQQFVARQEMAFIATASASGACDCSFRAGTRGFVAVLDEKTLVYPEYRGNGVLASVGNILENPHIGIIFLDYYLTTMGLHVNGKAHVLTPGEMESMPHLPPSILESMQVKGGRRPEAWILVNVEEAYVHCSKHVPLMKRLDKHIAWGSDDEFVKGGDFFRTKPIT, encoded by the coding sequence ATGAACCGGCCGGACGTCTCAGGAGAACAGCAGGCGCAAGAGCAGTTCGGCACGGCAAGTCGAGCGGCGGCCTTTCAGGCCAATCAAGTCCTGGATCATTTGAATGGTCCGATGCAGCAGTTCGTTGCACGGCAGGAAATGGCCTTCATTGCCACGGCCAGCGCCAGCGGCGCATGTGACTGCTCCTTTCGCGCCGGCACCAGGGGATTCGTCGCCGTGCTGGACGAAAAGACGCTCGTCTATCCGGAATATCGAGGCAACGGCGTGCTGGCCAGTGTGGGCAACATTTTAGAGAACCCCCACATCGGCATAATCTTTCTCGATTACTATCTGACCACGATGGGCCTGCACGTCAACGGCAAGGCTCACGTCCTGACTCCGGGCGAGATGGAAAGCATGCCGCATCTCCCCCCAAGCATTCTCGAATCCATGCAGGTCAAAGGCGGCCGTCGACCGGAAGCCTGGATTCTGGTGAACGTCGAAGAAGCCTATGTCCATTGTTCCAAACACGTGCCGCTCATGAAGCGCCTGGACAAACACATCGCCTGGGGCAGCGACGACGAGTTCGTCAAAGGCGGAGATTTCTTCAGGACGAAACCCATTACCTGA
- a CDS encoding MOSC domain-containing protein — MQVEKGAESWSVRELWRYPVKSMLGEPLVTATVTERGLQGDRQYALIDVETGHVVSAKNPRRWPSLFTFQARCIAGSSMSVEITFPDGQVMTESMRDVDVVLSERLGRKVRLTSVPPAQPVLEQYAPNLEGLSERDSETTVKIPPTTFFDEAPVHLLTTATLHALQSHCPDGRFDARRFRPNVVIDTGASPPMFLENDWKGRMVTIGSHVRLAVTSFCARCVMTTLPQQGLPQDLAILRTAVQHNHGNVGVLATVVTPGAVRAGDVVRLEE; from the coding sequence GTGCAGGTTGAGAAGGGGGCAGAGAGTTGGTCCGTTCGTGAGCTGTGGCGGTATCCCGTGAAGTCGATGTTGGGAGAGCCGTTGGTAACGGCCACTGTGACGGAACGAGGACTGCAGGGCGACCGCCAGTATGCGTTGATCGACGTAGAGACGGGTCATGTGGTAAGTGCGAAGAATCCCCGCCGATGGCCCTCCCTGTTTACGTTTCAGGCTCGTTGTATTGCTGGATCCTCAATGAGTGTAGAGATCACGTTTCCGGATGGACAGGTCATGACGGAATCCATGCGAGATGTGGACGTCGTCCTGTCTGAGCGGCTCGGACGAAAGGTCAGGCTCACGAGTGTGCCGCCGGCGCAGCCGGTGCTGGAGCAATATGCGCCTAACCTGGAGGGCTTGTCCGAACGGGACAGCGAGACGACGGTAAAGATTCCTCCGACGACTTTCTTCGATGAGGCACCGGTTCATCTCTTGACGACGGCGACGCTCCACGCGTTGCAGTCGCACTGTCCGGATGGGCGTTTTGACGCACGGCGATTTCGCCCCAATGTGGTCATTGATACAGGGGCATCGCCCCCTATGTTTCTAGAGAACGATTGGAAAGGGCGAATGGTAACGATTGGCTCTCACGTTCGTTTGGCGGTGACCAGCTTCTGTGCGCGATGTGTCATGACGACTTTGCCGCAACAGGGCTTGCCTCAGGACTTGGCGATACTGCGGACGGCGGTTCAGCATAACCACGGCAACGTGGGTGTCTTAGCAACAGTCGTGACACCTGGGGCGGTGCGTGCGGGGGATGTCGTTCGCCTAGAGGAGTAA
- a CDS encoding protoglobin domain-containing protein: MSSRPAIPGYTYGTAALPRASISLEEFELLKKTVLFTDEDVKALQQSKAVVQGEVEAILDVWYGFVGSNPHLVQTFTRVSDGQPDTDYLGAVRKRFGQWILDTAGAQYDQAWLDYQFEIGRRHHRIGKNATDKVAAVPHIPFRYIPALLYPVTATLRPFLAKQGHSQAEVDAMHQAWIKSVLLQVILWSHPYVKEGDY, from the coding sequence ATGAGCAGCAGACCGGCGATTCCCGGATACACATATGGCACGGCAGCCTTGCCGCGCGCATCGATCTCGTTGGAGGAATTTGAGTTGTTGAAGAAAACGGTACTGTTTACGGATGAGGATGTGAAAGCGCTGCAACAGTCGAAAGCTGTGGTGCAGGGAGAGGTAGAAGCCATCCTCGACGTATGGTACGGCTTTGTCGGATCGAATCCTCACTTGGTGCAGACGTTTACCCGGGTGTCGGATGGCCAGCCGGATACGGACTACTTAGGAGCTGTGCGAAAGCGATTTGGTCAGTGGATTCTGGATACGGCCGGCGCTCAATATGACCAGGCTTGGCTGGACTATCAGTTCGAGATCGGCCGCCGCCATCACCGTATCGGCAAAAATGCGACGGACAAGGTCGCCGCTGTTCCGCACATTCCCTTTCGGTATATTCCGGCATTGCTGTATCCCGTGACGGCCACACTTCGGCCCTTTCTGGCCAAACAGGGGCATAGTCAGGCCGAGGTGGACGCGATGCATCAAGCGTGGATCAAGTCCGTGCTGTTGCAGGTGATTCTCTGGAGTCATCCCTATGTGAAAGAAGGCGACTACTAG
- a CDS encoding group 1 truncated hemoglobin encodes MKMQSVMSMAVLSVVLMAGAVCAGNPAQGKSLYDRLGGKGAITAVVETFVGNVGGDKRINGYFTSTDLTKLKMHLVNQICEASGGPCKYSGRTMTQTHAGMGVTDAAFGALVEDLVAALDHHKVGKTEKDELLGVLGPMKSDIVEKK; translated from the coding sequence ATGAAGATGCAGAGTGTGATGAGTATGGCGGTCTTGAGTGTGGTGCTGATGGCGGGGGCGGTCTGCGCGGGGAACCCAGCTCAAGGCAAGTCGCTCTATGACCGGTTGGGGGGCAAGGGCGCGATCACGGCGGTGGTCGAGACGTTTGTGGGGAATGTCGGAGGCGATAAGCGGATCAACGGATATTTCACGAGTACGGATCTCACGAAGCTCAAGATGCATCTCGTCAATCAGATCTGCGAAGCGAGCGGCGGGCCTTGCAAGTACAGCGGTCGCACGATGACGCAGACGCATGCCGGCATGGGTGTGACCGATGCGGCCTTCGGTGCGCTGGTGGAAGATCTGGTGGCCGCGCTGGATCACCACAAGGTCGGCAAGACGGAGAAAGATGAATTGCTGGGCGTCCTCGGCCCGATGAAGAGCGATATCGTCGAAAAGAAGTAA
- a CDS encoding MarR family winged helix-turn-helix transcriptional regulator, translated as MGKRLPMHGEKTIVDHITAGLTKVAAALRSQAWEGGTARKLTPTQGQILVLLEERDGQSVRLNDVASALCLSAATASDAVITLVEKQLVKKERLAEDQRALVLTLTAAGRREVRETRGWTEVVDAGVKSLTPDEQAIFLRGLTKVIHSLQGQGVISVARMCAGCAYFQPYVHADAARPHHCGLVNKPMGEGQLRIDCPDFVPGREADQLRRWQAFVSGGEGR; from the coding sequence ATGGGGAAACGCCTTCCGATGCACGGTGAAAAGACCATAGTTGATCATATTACGGCGGGCCTGACCAAAGTCGCCGCTGCATTGCGAAGCCAGGCTTGGGAGGGTGGCACGGCGCGTAAGCTCACTCCGACACAGGGGCAAATCCTGGTCCTCTTGGAGGAACGGGACGGCCAATCAGTTCGGCTGAACGACGTGGCGTCCGCACTGTGCCTGTCGGCGGCGACAGCGAGCGATGCCGTCATCACGCTTGTCGAGAAGCAGTTGGTCAAGAAAGAACGTTTGGCGGAAGACCAGCGGGCGCTCGTGCTGACGCTCACGGCAGCGGGGCGACGCGAAGTCCGCGAGACAAGGGGATGGACTGAGGTCGTCGATGCCGGCGTCAAAAGTCTCACGCCGGACGAGCAGGCGATATTCCTGCGAGGGCTCACCAAGGTGATTCATTCGCTGCAGGGCCAGGGGGTGATTTCGGTCGCGAGGATGTGCGCAGGGTGCGCCTATTTTCAACCCTATGTCCATGCCGATGCCGCCAGGCCGCACCATTGCGGACTGGTGAATAAGCCGATGGGCGAGGGGCAATTGCGGATCGATTGTCCTGACTTTGTTCCAGGGCGAGAAGCCGATCAACTGCGTCGGTGGCAGGCGTTCGTGAGTGGTGGGGAGGGGCGGTAA
- a CDS encoding DUF2024 family protein, which produces MDTVKVFDTWVEVPGKTLHFDVMTGDQATALRLANEYVAAQGYAAVAVTAEECRFCHQEPLVMFTEHQQKEFRQTGGFIVSLSA; this is translated from the coding sequence ATGGATACGGTGAAGGTGTTCGATACGTGGGTGGAGGTGCCGGGAAAGACCCTGCACTTTGACGTTATGACGGGGGATCAGGCGACGGCTCTCAGATTGGCGAATGAGTATGTGGCGGCCCAGGGGTATGCGGCGGTTGCGGTCACGGCGGAGGAGTGCCGGTTCTGCCACCAGGAGCCCTTGGTCATGTTTACGGAGCATCAGCAGAAGGAGTTCCGGCAAACCGGCGGATTCATTGTGTCCTTATCTGCGTAA
- a CDS encoding Tex family protein, protein MASSPKVVVSDSAQEKIVRLIATELSVGAHQVAAAVALLDEGSTVPFVARYRKEATGNLDDTHLRTLEERLRYLRELEERRATILASIEEQGKLTQDLRGTIESAATKQTLEDLYLPYKPKRRTRAQIAREAGLEPLADALLANPMLDPEQEAVKYVIVKPASDGVEAINVPDAKAAREGARDILVERFAETAELLAALRTRLWEQGYVTSTVVKGKETAEEEKFRDYYAYSETIRTIPSHRALALFRGWGLGVLKVELGLSEQLEAMVPHPCAAMIAGHVGIADRGRPADKWLADVCRWTWRVKIHLHLSTELLLQLREAAEAEAIRIFGRNLHELLLAAPAGPKAVLGLDPGLRTGCKVAVVDATGKLLETATIYPHQPRNEWQESLATLGRLVLQHGVELISIGNGTASRESDKLATELVKLIATKKPEQKLAKIVVSEAGASVYSASAFAAAEFPALDVSLRGAVSIARRLQDPLAELVKIEPKAIGVGQYQHDVNQHLLARSLDATVEDCVNAVGVDVNTASVPLLARVSGLNQLLAKHIVEYRDANGPFRNRITMRKVPRLGEKTFEQAAGFLRINDGDNPLDRSSVHPEAYPVVERILARVGKGITEVMGQPALLKGLSPAEFTDEKFGVPTVRDILTELEKPGRDPRPEFKTATFQEGVESLTDLHPGMVLEGVVTNVAAFGAFVDVGVHQDGLVHVSALANTFVKDPHEVVKPGQIVKVKVMEVDVKRQRISLTMRLDDAPGSAASSRPSSGEAGAGVPPESQGRRQPMAQRPVDRQPPPGGTMAMALALARAKQKSS, encoded by the coding sequence ATGGCTTCTTCACCCAAGGTCGTTGTGTCGGATTCAGCTCAGGAAAAGATTGTTCGCCTCATTGCGACAGAGCTCAGCGTCGGCGCCCATCAGGTGGCCGCAGCGGTGGCATTGCTTGATGAAGGTTCGACTGTGCCGTTCGTGGCGCGTTATCGGAAAGAAGCCACGGGAAATTTAGACGACACACATCTCCGCACGCTGGAAGAACGGTTGCGCTATCTGCGCGAGTTGGAAGAGCGGCGGGCGACGATTCTGGCGTCGATCGAGGAGCAGGGGAAGCTGACACAGGACTTGCGGGGGACGATCGAATCGGCGGCGACCAAACAGACGCTCGAAGATTTATATCTGCCGTACAAGCCCAAGCGGCGCACACGCGCGCAGATCGCCCGCGAGGCTGGGTTGGAGCCGTTGGCCGATGCGTTGCTCGCAAATCCCATGCTGGATCCCGAACAGGAAGCCGTCAAGTACGTGATCGTCAAGCCGGCTAGCGACGGGGTTGAGGCGATCAATGTCCCCGATGCGAAGGCGGCGCGCGAAGGGGCCCGTGACATTCTGGTCGAGCGCTTTGCGGAGACCGCCGAGTTGCTGGCGGCGCTTCGGACGAGGCTCTGGGAGCAGGGCTACGTCACCTCGACCGTGGTGAAGGGGAAAGAGACGGCGGAGGAAGAAAAATTTCGCGACTACTATGCCTACTCCGAGACAATCCGCACGATTCCATCCCATCGTGCGCTCGCCCTGTTTCGCGGCTGGGGGTTAGGCGTCTTGAAGGTTGAGCTGGGGCTCAGTGAGCAGCTGGAGGCGATGGTGCCGCATCCCTGTGCCGCGATGATCGCGGGGCATGTCGGGATCGCGGATCGCGGCCGGCCCGCCGACAAGTGGCTGGCCGATGTCTGTCGCTGGACCTGGCGCGTGAAAATTCATCTGCATCTCAGTACGGAATTATTGTTGCAGCTGCGTGAAGCGGCGGAAGCGGAAGCGATCAGAATCTTCGGCCGCAACTTGCATGAACTGCTGTTGGCGGCGCCCGCCGGTCCGAAGGCCGTGCTGGGTCTCGATCCAGGGCTTCGGACCGGTTGCAAGGTGGCGGTCGTCGATGCCACAGGCAAGCTGCTGGAAACGGCGACGATCTATCCGCACCAGCCGCGCAATGAGTGGCAAGAGTCGTTGGCGACGCTGGGGCGATTGGTGCTGCAGCACGGAGTGGAGCTGATATCGATCGGGAACGGCACGGCCAGCCGCGAGTCCGATAAGCTGGCGACGGAGTTGGTGAAGCTGATTGCGACGAAGAAGCCGGAGCAGAAACTGGCGAAGATTGTCGTCAGTGAAGCCGGGGCCTCGGTCTATTCTGCGTCGGCGTTTGCCGCGGCCGAGTTTCCTGCGTTGGATGTAAGTTTGCGGGGTGCCGTCTCCATTGCCCGTCGTCTGCAAGATCCGCTGGCCGAATTGGTGAAGATTGAGCCGAAAGCGATCGGCGTCGGTCAGTATCAGCATGATGTCAATCAGCACTTGCTGGCGCGCTCGCTCGATGCGACGGTGGAAGATTGCGTGAACGCCGTCGGAGTCGACGTCAATACCGCGTCGGTTCCGCTTCTGGCGCGGGTGTCCGGTCTGAATCAGCTGTTGGCAAAGCATATCGTCGAATACCGCGATGCCAATGGGCCGTTCCGGAACCGCATCACGATGCGCAAGGTGCCTCGGTTGGGCGAGAAGACGTTTGAGCAAGCAGCCGGATTCTTGCGGATCAACGACGGCGACAATCCCTTGGATCGCTCGTCGGTCCATCCGGAGGCCTATCCGGTGGTCGAGCGCATTCTCGCGCGTGTCGGCAAAGGCATTACGGAGGTCATGGGGCAGCCGGCGTTGTTGAAAGGGTTGTCGCCGGCTGAATTTACCGATGAGAAGTTCGGCGTGCCGACCGTGCGCGATATCCTGACGGAGCTGGAAAAGCCCGGTCGCGATCCGCGCCCGGAGTTCAAGACGGCCACATTCCAAGAAGGCGTCGAGTCTTTGACCGACTTGCATCCGGGTATGGTGCTCGAAGGCGTCGTGACGAACGTGGCGGCGTTTGGGGCCTTCGTCGATGTCGGTGTCCATCAGGACGGGCTTGTGCATGTGTCGGCGCTGGCCAACACGTTCGTCAAGGATCCGCATGAGGTGGTGAAGCCGGGTCAAATCGTCAAGGTGAAGGTGATGGAGGTTGACGTGAAGCGTCAGCGCATCTCCTTGACGATGCGTCTCGATGACGCGCCAGGGAGTGCGGCTTCTTCGCGTCCGTCATCGGGCGAGGCCGGTGCGGGCGTGCCGCCCGAGTCGCAGGGGCGGCGCCAGCCAATGGCTCAACGTCCTGTGGATCGGCAGCCACCGCCCGGTGGGACGATGGCCATGGCATTAGCCTTAGCGCGCGCCAAGCAGAAGTCGTCATAG